The Triticum aestivum cultivar Chinese Spring chromosome 7B, IWGSC CS RefSeq v2.1, whole genome shotgun sequence genome window below encodes:
- the LOC123159028 gene encoding malate dehydrogenase [NADP] 1, chloroplastic isoform X1, with product MDLSSLARPQALRGGSTGALGAHAARRRSVQLLHPRRPTFRCSVEAAKQQVQGTLAAEAEAARKECFGVFCTTYDLEADEKTKSWKKLVNVSVSGAAGMISNHLLFKLASGEVFGQDQPIALKLLGSERSLQALEGVAMELEDSLYPLLREVSIGIDPYVIFEDADWALLIGAKPRGPGVERAALLDINGQIFAEQGKALNAVASRNVKVIVVGNPCNTNALICLKNAPNLPAKNFHALTRLDENRAKCQLALKAGVFYDKISNMTIWGNHSTTQVPDFLNAKINGTPVKEVIKDTKWLEEDFTITVQKRGGVLIQKWGRSSAASTAVSIVDAMRSLVTPTPEGDWFSTGVYTTGNPYGIAADIVFSMPCRSKGDGDYELVKDVAMDDFLWGRIKKSEAELIAEKRCVAHLTGEGNAFCDLPGDTMLPGEM from the exons ATGGATTTATCCTCCCTAGCGAGGCCGCAGGCGCTCCGCGGCGGCTCCACGGGCGCTCTGGGCGCCCACGCCGCCCGACGCCGCTCCGTCCAGCTGCTCCACCCGCGCAGGCCCACATTCCGCTGCTCCGTCGAGGCAGCCAA GCAGCAGGTGCAGGGGACGctagcggcggaggcggaggcggcgcgcaAGGAATGCTTCGGGGTCTTCTGCACCACCTACGATCTCGAGGCG GATGAAAAGACCAAGTCCTGGAAGAAATTAGTGAACGTTTCTGTGTCAGGTGCGGCCGGGATGATATCGAATCATCTGCTCTTCAAA CTTGCCTCCGGTGAGGTTTTCGGACAGGACCAACCAATAGCACTTAAGTTATTGGGCTCGGAAAGATCATTACAAGCACTCGAAG GTGTAGCTATGGAACTGGAGGATTCATTGTATCCATTGCTAAGAGAAGTCAGCATCGGCATAGATCCTTATGTGATCTTCGAAGATGCAGATTGGGCCCTTCTAATTGGGGCCAAACCCAGAGGACCTGGAGTGGAGCGAGCTGCGTTACTAGATATCAATGGTCAAATCTTCGCTGAACAG GGGAAAGCACTTAACGCTGTGGCATCTCGGAATGTGAAAGTCATAGTTGTTGGGAACCCCTGTAACACTAA TGCTTTGATCTGCTTGAAAAATGCTCCCAACCTACCAGCAAAGAACTTTCATGCATTGACAAGGTTGGATGAAAATAGAGCCAAGTGTCAG CTAGCGTTAAAAGCTGGTGTGTTTTATGACAAAATATCAAATATGACTATTTGGGGAAACCATTCAACAACTCAG GTTCCTGATTTCTTGAATGCCAAAATTAATGGGACGCCAGTAAAAGAAGTCATCAAAGATACAAAGTGGCTAGAAGAGGATTTCACTATAACTGTTCAAAAG CGTGGAGGTGTGCTCATCCAAAAGTGGGGCAGATCTTCAGCTGCATCAACAGCTGTTTCCATCGTCGATGCCATGAGGTCCCTCGTAACTCCTACCCCGGAAGGAGACTGGTTCTCTACAGGG GTTTATACGACCGGAAATCCTTATGGCATAGCAGCAGACATTGTATTCAGCATGCCGTGCAGATCAAAG GGCGATGGTGACTATGAACTAGTTAAAGATGTGGCGATGGACGATTTTCTCTGGGGCCGGATCAAAAAG AGTGAAGCTGAACTGATTGCTGAGAAAAGATGCGTTGCCCATCTTACAGGGGAG GGTAATGCATTTTGTGATCTTCCTGGGGATACAATGCTTCCTGGAGAGATGTAG
- the LOC123159027 gene encoding NAC domain-containing protein 78, whose amino-acid sequence MTHPSSSSSSAPAAAPDDPTSLAPGFRFHPTDEELVSYYLKRKVLGRPLKVDAIAEVDLYKVEPWDLPARSRLRSRDSQWYFFSRLDRKHANRARTNRATAGGYWKTTGKDREVRHGARVVGMKKTLVFHAGRAPKGERTNWVMHEYRLEGDGAAGIPQDSFVVCRIFQKAGPGPQNGAQYGAPFVEEEWEADEDDDFGPLPVQRDVVGEHEAPGAMEKGYLQMNDLIQDLAGQNENGSVVLPVSDTSNTSSHSEDVEGNSGDILNDPSLGSNFLQYIHPGEQNNPMLNENMLFNANVGDFLNSSSPNDEFLELKDLELPLGNDSTIWPSDGWAWKTAFPLDAVNGANNEVPLITGDQPFQPDELAQLLQTLQDDSSQLGSTMTDLPHSSITNSVKPEDDSLMYFDAPFDNSMFSDGFRQTNGFLGSPATILSGIETLDDGIPYYDAMDDNNLFNDMMCSVQQSAGSSSHVFNGPVLTQEVNNPNYTYSPTQKVVEPNFVVGAPSSTRLSEAGGQLNCVVLPDSQAKNGRFVKMLDSISAPPAFAAEFPGKSLSGVHPNTISVSTEVISIGSLTVASRQGKWSFQKDEDMELLFSTGFQPDNRIHCGGCNTVTAVLRGGFCLFFLSAIMLLVSYEVGLCIYGK is encoded by the exons ATGACCCacccttcctcgtcctcctcgtccgcCCCGGCGGCCGCGCCGGATGACCCGACCTCCCTTGCCCCGGGCTTCCGCTTCCACCCAACAGACGAGGAGCTCGTCTCCTACTACCTCAAGCGCAAGGTGCTCGGTCGCCCGCTCAAGGTCGACGCCATCGCTGAGGTAGACCTCTACAAggtcgagccatgggacctcccggcAAGGTCGCGCCTCCGCAGCCGCGACTCCCAGTGGTACTTCTTCAGCCGCCTCGACCGCAAGCACGCCAACCGCGCGCGCACCAACCGCGCCACTGCAGGAGGCTACTGGAAGACCACCGGCAAGGACAGGGAGGTCCGCCATGGAGCTAGGGTTGTCGGGATGAAGAAGACGCTCGTCTTCCACGCTGGCCGCGCGCCTAAGGGCGAGCGCACCAACTGGGTCATGCACGAGTATCGCCTTGAGGGCGATGGTGCAGCCGGGATCCCACAG GATTCATTTGTAGTGTGCCGAATCTTCCAGAAGGCTGGGCCTGGTCCTCAAAACGGGGCACAGTATGGAGCTCCCTTCGTCGAGGAGGAGTGGGAGGCGGATGAGGATGATGATTTTGGTCCTCTGCCAGTGCAGAGGGACGTTGTTGGTGAGCATGAGGCTCCTGGTGCTATGGAGAAAGGATATCTTCAGATGAATGATCTCATTCAG GACTTGGCTGGTCAAAATGAGAATGGCAGTGTTGTTTTGCCGGTTTCTGACACTTCAAACACCAGCAGCCATTCTGAAGACGTAGAAGGAAATTCAGGGGACATTTTAAATGACCCAAGTCTTGGTTCTAATTTTCTTCAGTATATTCATCCTGGAGAACAAAATAACCCAATGCTTAATGAAAATATGTTATTTAATGCCAATGTTGGAGATTTTCTTAATAGTTCTAGCCCCAATGATGAATTCCTAGAGCTGAAGGATTTGGAGTTACCTCTAGGCAATGATTCCACTATCTGGCCTTCTGATGGTTGGGCCTGGAAAACAGCTTTCCCCTTGGATGCTGTAAACGGGGCCAACAATGAGGTCCCTCTGATCACTGGTGATCAGCCTTTCCAGCCAGATGAGTTGGCCCAGTTGTTGCAGACACTACAAGATGACTCCTCCCAGTTGGGCTCAACTATGACTGATCTCCCACACTCTTCTATTACAAATTCAGTCAAGCCAGAAGATGATTCTCTTATGTATTTTGATGCGCCCTTTGATAACTCAATGTTCAGTGATGGATTTAGACAGACGAATGGATTTCTCGGCTCCCCAGCAACCATTCTATCTGGTATCGAGACACTGGATGATGGTATTCCATACTATGATGCAATGGACGATAATAATTTATTTAATGATATGATGTGCTCTGTACAGCAGTCGGCTGGGAGCAGCTCCCATGTCTTTAATGGGCCAGTTCTTACTCAAGAG GTCAACAATCCCAACTATACATATAGTCCAACTCAAAAGGTTGTAGAACCTAATTTTGTAGTTGGGGCCCCGTCGTCCACTAGGTTATCTGAAGCTGGTGGTCAGTTAAATTGTGTTGTTTTACCAG ATTCTCAGGCTAAGAATGGGCGTTTTGTAAAGATGCTGGATTCAATCTCGGCTCCCCCTGCTTTTGCAGCAGAGTTCCCAGGCAAATCCTTGTCTGGTGTGCACCCTAACACCATCAGCGTGTCTACCGAAGTAATCAGCATAGGAAGCTTAACTGTTGCTTCTCGACAAGGCAAGTGGTCGTTCCAGAAGGATGAAGACATGGAGCTTCTCTTCTCCACAGGTTTCCAGCCTGATAACCGCATACACTGTGGTGGCTGCAACACAGTGACTGCGGTGCTGCGCGGCGGCTTCTGTCTCTTTTTCCTGTCAGCAATAATGCTCCTGGTGAGCTACGAGGTGGGCCTGTGCATCTACGGCAAGTAA
- the LOC123159028 gene encoding malate dehydrogenase [NADP] 1, chloroplastic isoform X2, which translates to MDLSSLARPQALRGGSTGALGAHAARRRSVQLLHPRRPTFRCSVEAAKQQVQGTLAAEAEAARKECFGVFCTTYDLEALASGEVFGQDQPIALKLLGSERSLQALEGVAMELEDSLYPLLREVSIGIDPYVIFEDADWALLIGAKPRGPGVERAALLDINGQIFAEQGKALNAVASRNVKVIVVGNPCNTNALICLKNAPNLPAKNFHALTRLDENRAKCQLALKAGVFYDKISNMTIWGNHSTTQVPDFLNAKINGTPVKEVIKDTKWLEEDFTITVQKRGGVLIQKWGRSSAASTAVSIVDAMRSLVTPTPEGDWFSTGVYTTGNPYGIAADIVFSMPCRSKGDGDYELVKDVAMDDFLWGRIKKSEAELIAEKRCVAHLTGEGNAFCDLPGDTMLPGEM; encoded by the exons ATGGATTTATCCTCCCTAGCGAGGCCGCAGGCGCTCCGCGGCGGCTCCACGGGCGCTCTGGGCGCCCACGCCGCCCGACGCCGCTCCGTCCAGCTGCTCCACCCGCGCAGGCCCACATTCCGCTGCTCCGTCGAGGCAGCCAA GCAGCAGGTGCAGGGGACGctagcggcggaggcggaggcggcgcgcaAGGAATGCTTCGGGGTCTTCTGCACCACCTACGATCTCGAGGCG CTTGCCTCCGGTGAGGTTTTCGGACAGGACCAACCAATAGCACTTAAGTTATTGGGCTCGGAAAGATCATTACAAGCACTCGAAG GTGTAGCTATGGAACTGGAGGATTCATTGTATCCATTGCTAAGAGAAGTCAGCATCGGCATAGATCCTTATGTGATCTTCGAAGATGCAGATTGGGCCCTTCTAATTGGGGCCAAACCCAGAGGACCTGGAGTGGAGCGAGCTGCGTTACTAGATATCAATGGTCAAATCTTCGCTGAACAG GGGAAAGCACTTAACGCTGTGGCATCTCGGAATGTGAAAGTCATAGTTGTTGGGAACCCCTGTAACACTAA TGCTTTGATCTGCTTGAAAAATGCTCCCAACCTACCAGCAAAGAACTTTCATGCATTGACAAGGTTGGATGAAAATAGAGCCAAGTGTCAG CTAGCGTTAAAAGCTGGTGTGTTTTATGACAAAATATCAAATATGACTATTTGGGGAAACCATTCAACAACTCAG GTTCCTGATTTCTTGAATGCCAAAATTAATGGGACGCCAGTAAAAGAAGTCATCAAAGATACAAAGTGGCTAGAAGAGGATTTCACTATAACTGTTCAAAAG CGTGGAGGTGTGCTCATCCAAAAGTGGGGCAGATCTTCAGCTGCATCAACAGCTGTTTCCATCGTCGATGCCATGAGGTCCCTCGTAACTCCTACCCCGGAAGGAGACTGGTTCTCTACAGGG GTTTATACGACCGGAAATCCTTATGGCATAGCAGCAGACATTGTATTCAGCATGCCGTGCAGATCAAAG GGCGATGGTGACTATGAACTAGTTAAAGATGTGGCGATGGACGATTTTCTCTGGGGCCGGATCAAAAAG AGTGAAGCTGAACTGATTGCTGAGAAAAGATGCGTTGCCCATCTTACAGGGGAG GGTAATGCATTTTGTGATCTTCCTGGGGATACAATGCTTCCTGGAGAGATGTAG